The Benincasa hispida cultivar B227 chromosome 11, ASM972705v1, whole genome shotgun sequence genome has a segment encoding these proteins:
- the LOC120091082 gene encoding nudix hydrolase 26, chloroplastic-like, whose protein sequence is MEFPPEGYRRGVGICLFNSSGKIFAASRLNRPEIWEMPQGGINEGEDLKTAAKRELIEETGIVSAEIIAELPYWLSYDFSPEVSIKHIKHWGVRYKGQTHKWFLMKLTGKDEEINLLGNGTERQEFGEWSWMSIERLLNQANKSRKPVYEQVMKEFGKFIHGNGDNDISLKQSETQLVS, encoded by the exons atGGAGTTTCCTCCAGAAGGTTACAGAAGAGGCGTTGGGATTTGTCTTTTTAATTCTTCTGGAAAA ATTTTTGCAGCTTCGAGGTTGAACAGGCCTGAAATCTGGGAAATGCCTCAG GGTGGTATAAATGAAGGCGAAGATCTCAAAACTGCAGCCAAGAGAGAGCTCATCGAAGAAACAGGAATAGTTTCTGCAGAAATTATTGCAGAG CTACCCTACTGGCTTTCGTACGATTTCTCGCCTGAAGTCAGCATCAAACACATTAAACACTGGGGAGTAAGATACAAAGGCCAAACCCATAAGTG GTTTCTGATGAAGTTAACCGGAAAAGACGAAGAGATAAATCTTCTGGGCAATGGAACTGAAAGGCAAGAGTTTGGGGAATGGTCATGGATGTCAATTGAACGGTTACTGAACCAA GCTAACAAATCCCGGAAACCTGTTTATGAACAAGTGATGAAGGAATTTGGTAAGTTCATACATGGAAATGGGGATAATGACATTTCTCTCAAGCAGAGTGAAACCCAATTGGTTAgctga
- the LOC120091081 gene encoding protein CHROMOSOME TRANSMISSION FIDELITY 7 isoform X1: MQNEPSCPELAIEIFPIMQSKISTFFKRPSSISSHRSPEPLNSNADDSDYGTLKIWEKAEHQYINTYKRRNVTSPQCVDLETKIPIPDDSSAKSELASSTKILVKNKKRSYAQYHLLFGQSDFLLHFCSTCGIKYARGDEDDEQSHKAFHKKYTCGIQFKGWTHERVIDIPSVEGGRILLVLDSDPSAHKHKVEEVVKMMEKELGSGWILHKNYQVYLFVSSQRIVGCLVVEPITKAYKVVSCFLDERTEVSKIKDSKPNSTTLQFGNITFQREAILKKPTNNPEALEMNMNGAILCEEEPVPAVCGIRAIWVTPANRRKHIASRLLDAARKSFYKRAALECSQLAFSQPTSSGMALASKYVSSKSILVYKSSILI; the protein is encoded by the exons ATGCAGAATGAACCTTCTTGTCCTGAACTTGCAATTGAAATCTTTCCAATCATGCAATCTAAAATCAGCACCTTCTTCAAACGCCCTTCTTCGATTTCATCACACAGGTCGCCGGAACCCTTGAATTCAAACGCTGACGACAGCGACTATGGAACATTAAAGATCTGGGAAAAGGCAGAGCACCAATATATCAACACCTATAAGCGCAG gAATGTGACAAGTCCACAATGCGTCGACTTGGAGACAAAAATTCCAATTCCAGACGATTCGTCTGCAAAATCAGAATTAGCGTCATCGACCAAAATTCTGGTCAAGAACAAGAAAAGAAGCTATGCTCAGTACCATTTACTTTTTGGTCAGTCTGATTTTTTGCTCCATTTTTGTTCCACCTGTGGAATCAAATATGCTCGTGGGGATGAAGACGATGAACAATCTCATAAAGCATTTCATAAGAAATACACTTGTGGAATCCAATTTAAG GGATGGACTCACGAAAGGGTTATCGATATTCCCTCTGTTGAAGGCGGCCGTATTCTGTTGGTGTTGGATTCTGACCCCTCTGCTCATAAGCACAAG GTTGAAGAGGTGGTCAAGATGATGGAGAAAGAGCTGGGAAGTGGATGGATATTGCATAAGAATTATCAG GTTTATCTGTTTGTTTCATCCCAGAGAATTGTAGGATGTCTAGTAGTAGAACCAATAACGAAAGCTTATAAAGTTGTCTCATGTTTTCTGGACGAAAGAACCGAAGTGTCTAAGATAAAGGATTCAAAACCAAATTCAACTACCTTGCAGTTTGGTAACATCACTTTCCAGAGAGAAGCCATTTTGAAGAAACCTACTAATAATCCTGAGGCATTGGAAATGAACATGAATGGTGCAATTTTATGTGAAGAAGAACCTGTTCCTGCTGTTTGTGGAATTCGAGCAATTTGGGTTACTCCTGCCAATAGAAGAAAGCATATTGCCAGCCGATTGCTAGATGCTGCAAG GAAAAGCTTCTACAAGAGAGCTGCCCTCGAGTGCTCTCAATTGGCATTCTCTCAGCCAACTTCTTCTGGAATGGCATTGGCATCAAAATATGTAAGCTCCAAGTCTATATTGGTGTACAAAAGCAGCATTCTGATCTAA
- the LOC120091081 gene encoding protein CHROMOSOME TRANSMISSION FIDELITY 7 isoform X2 produces MQNEPSCPELAIEIFPIMQSKISTFFKRPSSISSHRSPEPLNSNADDSDYGTLKIWEKAEHQYINTYKRRNVTSPQCVDLETKIPIPDDSSAKSELASSTKILVKNKKRSYAQYHLLFGQSDFLLHFCSTCGIKYARGDEDDEQSHKAFHKKYTCGIQFKGWTHERVIDIPSVEGGRILLVLDSDPSAHKHKVEEVVKMMEKELGSGWILHKNYQFGNITFQREAILKKPTNNPEALEMNMNGAILCEEEPVPAVCGIRAIWVTPANRRKHIASRLLDAARKSFYKRAALECSQLAFSQPTSSGMALASKYVSSKSILVYKSSILI; encoded by the exons ATGCAGAATGAACCTTCTTGTCCTGAACTTGCAATTGAAATCTTTCCAATCATGCAATCTAAAATCAGCACCTTCTTCAAACGCCCTTCTTCGATTTCATCACACAGGTCGCCGGAACCCTTGAATTCAAACGCTGACGACAGCGACTATGGAACATTAAAGATCTGGGAAAAGGCAGAGCACCAATATATCAACACCTATAAGCGCAG gAATGTGACAAGTCCACAATGCGTCGACTTGGAGACAAAAATTCCAATTCCAGACGATTCGTCTGCAAAATCAGAATTAGCGTCATCGACCAAAATTCTGGTCAAGAACAAGAAAAGAAGCTATGCTCAGTACCATTTACTTTTTGGTCAGTCTGATTTTTTGCTCCATTTTTGTTCCACCTGTGGAATCAAATATGCTCGTGGGGATGAAGACGATGAACAATCTCATAAAGCATTTCATAAGAAATACACTTGTGGAATCCAATTTAAG GGATGGACTCACGAAAGGGTTATCGATATTCCCTCTGTTGAAGGCGGCCGTATTCTGTTGGTGTTGGATTCTGACCCCTCTGCTCATAAGCACAAG GTTGAAGAGGTGGTCAAGATGATGGAGAAAGAGCTGGGAAGTGGATGGATATTGCATAAGAATTATCAG TTTGGTAACATCACTTTCCAGAGAGAAGCCATTTTGAAGAAACCTACTAATAATCCTGAGGCATTGGAAATGAACATGAATGGTGCAATTTTATGTGAAGAAGAACCTGTTCCTGCTGTTTGTGGAATTCGAGCAATTTGGGTTACTCCTGCCAATAGAAGAAAGCATATTGCCAGCCGATTGCTAGATGCTGCAAG GAAAAGCTTCTACAAGAGAGCTGCCCTCGAGTGCTCTCAATTGGCATTCTCTCAGCCAACTTCTTCTGGAATGGCATTGGCATCAAAATATGTAAGCTCCAAGTCTATATTGGTGTACAAAAGCAGCATTCTGATCTAA
- the LOC120091149 gene encoding mediator of RNA polymerase II transcription subunit 27 encodes MRQTQQPAQGQTATVSPNTAPPHSPASADDAPPKQVALAMDRLGHAARLIADIRLGADRLLEALCVTAQPHQSTKPLHLFQKEDASMRQHLLDLRAVGKQLEESGVLSESLLSRSNSWGLHMPLVCPDGAVVAYAWKRQLAGQAGASAVDRTRLALKAFTDQKRRFFPHLEDENGSNNEPALKKPCFSHGVTDVKQNELNDSRSLSEILTCMEKEVPELKIFTYERLDWLKQASALPSQANENSIGVLKEHSYHSPRMSPGSLGATPVDKAGVIELVIPSVFRAVVSLHPVGSVEPDAVAFFSPDERGSHVHARGFSNHHLFRHVTEHAATVLQYFLGNQAKAALYPLLLWICSYQNLFSKACSKCGQLLSVNKQSDLLLPPAVRPYKQFCASKNSSSVPITSLKDQKLDSVQAFHIDCFSGEL; translated from the exons ATGCGACAAACTCAGCAGCCAGCGCAGGGCCAGACTGCGACGGTGAGCCCTAACACTGCTCCTCCTCACTCTCCCGCCTCTGCGGACGACGCGCCGCCGAAGCAGGTCGCACTCGCCATGGACAGACTCGGCCACGCCGCTCGTCTCATCGCTGACATCAGGCTCGGTGCTGATCGCCTTCTCGAAGCCCTCTGCGTCACTGCCCAGCCTCATCAAAGCACGAAGCCCCTCCACTTGTTTCAGAAAGAAGACGCTTCCATGCGCCAACACCTCCTTGACCTTCGTGCAGTTG gAAAGCAGCTCGAAGAGTCTGGTGTTCTCAGCGAATCTCTTCTTTCGAGAAGTAATTCTTGGGGACTACATATGCCTTTAGTGTGTCCTGATGGTGCAGTGGTTGCTTATGCTTGGAAACGTCAACTAGCTGGCCAGGCTGGTGCATCTGCAGTTGACCGAACCAG GTTAGCTTTAAAGGCCTTCACGGACCAAAAAAGACGATTTTTCCCTCATCTTGAAGATGAAAATGGGTCGAATAATGAGCCTGCTCTGAAGAAGCCTTGTTTTTCTCATGGAGTGACAGATGTCAAACAAAATGAGCTTAATGATTCTAGATCACTATCAGAGATTCTAACATGTATGGAAAAGGAAGTGCCAGAGCTTAAGATTTTCACTTATGAGCGATTGGACTGGTTAAAACAAGCTTCAGCCCTTCCCTCTCAAGCAAATGAGAATTCAATAGGAGTATTGAAAGAACATAGCTATCATAGTCCTAGGATGAGCCCTGGATCACTTGGTGCTACTCCCGTTGATAAAGCTGGTGTAATTGAGTTGGTCATTCCTTCGGTTTTTAGAGCTGTAGTATCACTGCATCCAGTTGGTTCTGTTGAACCAGATGCTGTCGCTTTCTTTTCTCCTGACGAG AGAGGCAGCCATGTACATgccaggggtttttcaaatcATCATTTGTTCAGACATGTTACG GAGCATGCTGCCACGGTGCTGCAGTATTTTCTTGGAAATCAAGCAAAAGCAGCTCTATATCCTCTATTG CTTTGGATCTGCAGCtaccaaaatttattttcaaaagcttGTAG TAAATGTGGACAGCTGCTATCAGTAAACAAACAATCCGATTTACTGTTGCCTCCTGCCGTTCGCCCGTACAAGCAATTTTGTGCATCAAAGAACTCATCATCTGTGCCCATAACCTCATTGAAAGACCAGAAGTTGGATTCTGTTCAAGCTTTCCACATTGATTGTTTCTCAGGAGAACTATAG